Below is a window of Paramagnetospirillum magneticum AMB-1 DNA.
CGAGGTCTTGAGGTCGGCGTGGCTCTCGCGCACCGTCTGGGCCTCGGCGTCGCGGGTGCCGCCGGCCATCATGCCCGATTCGCCGGTGGCGCCGGCGATGCCGTTGGGATCGAGGATCATGATCACCGAACCGTCGCCCAGGATGGTGTTGCCCGAGAACATGGAGATGTGGCGCAGGATCGGCGCCACCGGCTTGACCACGATTTCCTCGGTGTCGAACACCCGGTCGACGATGATGCCGAAGGTGTAGGTGCCCACCTGGGTGACGACGATGAAGGTTTCCTGCTGTTCCTCGTCGTTCTCGGCCAGCTTGAGCAGGCGCTTGAGCGAGACCAGCGGCAGGAGACGGTCACGCAGGCGCAGCACCGGCGCGTTGTTGATCATCTCGATGCCGTGCTCGGAATTGGCGGTGACTCGCACCAGTTCCAGAACGCTGATCTGCGGAATGGCAAAGCGCTCGACCGCGCATTCGACGATCAGGGCCGAGACGATGGCCAGCGTCAGCGGGATCTTGATGATGAAGGAGGAGCCCTTGCCGGGCTGGCTCTTCAGCTCGACGGTGCCGCCGATCTTCTCGATGTTGGTGCGCACCACGTCCATGCCGACGCCGCGGCCCGAGACGCTGGTGACCTTCTCGGCGGTGGAGAAGCCGGCCTTGAAGATAAACTGGTAGATCTGCTGCGGCGTCAGCGCTTCCAGCTCGGACTCGGTGGCGAGACCGTTCTGGATGGCTTTCTGCTTGATGCGGTCCAGGTTGAGGCCGCGGCCGTCGTCGGAAATCTCGATGATGATGTGGCCGCCCTCGTGGAAGGCGTTCAGCACGATCTTGCCGATTTCCGGCTTGCCCACGCGCTTGCGCTCTTCGGTGCCTTCCAGGCCGTGATCGGCCGAGTTGCGCACCATGTGGGTCAGCGGGTCCTTGATCAGCTCCAGAACCTGACGGTCCAGTTCGGTTTCGGCGCCGAGCATCTGGAGGTCGATCTTCTTGTTCATTTCGACCGCGAGGTCGCGGACGATGCGCGGCAGCTTGGCCCAGGCGTTGCCGATGGGCTGCATGCGGGTCTTCATCACACCTTCCTGAAGGTCGGTGGTGATGTGGGACAGGCGTTGCAGCGGGGTTGCGAATTCGCTGTCGTCCTTGCCGCGGACCATCTGGAGCAACTGGTTGCGAGTCAGCACCAGTTCGGACACCAGGGTCATCAGGTTTTCCAGCAATTCCACGTTGACGCGGATGGTCTGGGCGGCGACGGCGGATTCCTTGGCCTCGCCGGCGGGAACCGGCGGAGCGGCCGCGGCGGCGGGAGGCGATGGCTGCGGCGTGGTGGCGGGGACGCTGGCCTTGACCGGCTCGGGTTCGGGCTCGGGCTCAGGCTCGGGAGCGGCGGCCACGGGCTCCGGCGCGGGAGCGGCGGCCACGGGCTCGAAAACCGGCATGGGCGGCGAGGGCGGCGGCGGCGCGGACGGGGCGCCGATGGCGCGGCCCTCGGCCATGGCATTCAGGCGTTCGATCAGGTCCTCGTCGCTGCCCTCGGGCTCGCACTCGTTCTGCTCCAGGTGGCCCAGGATCAGCTTGATGCGGTCGATGGACTGAAGGATCAGGGTCACGGCATCGGGCGTGACTTCCAGTTCGCCGTCGCGGAACTTGCCGAGCACATTCTCGCCCGCATGGGCCACATGCTCAAGGCGCGGCAGCCCAAGAAAGCCGCAGGTGCCCTTGATGGTGTGAACCAGACGGAAGATGTTGCCCAGAATCTGCGGGTCGTTGGGGTTTTGCTCCAGATTCACCAGGGCAATGTCAAGAACGGAAAGACTTTCCGATGTCTCAGTCAGAAATTCACTGAGGAGATCGTCCATGATCGACTCCAGTACGGTCCTGTT
It encodes the following:
- a CDS encoding hybrid sensor histidine kinase/response regulator → MDDLLSEFLTETSESLSVLDIALVNLEQNPNDPQILGNIFRLVHTIKGTCGFLGLPRLEHVAHAGENVLGKFRDGELEVTPDAVTLILQSIDRIKLILGHLEQNECEPEGSDEDLIERLNAMAEGRAIGAPSAPPPPSPPMPVFEPVAAAPAPEPVAAAPEPEPEPEPEPVKASVPATTPQPSPPAAAAAPPVPAGEAKESAVAAQTIRVNVELLENLMTLVSELVLTRNQLLQMVRGKDDSEFATPLQRLSHITTDLQEGVMKTRMQPIGNAWAKLPRIVRDLAVEMNKKIDLQMLGAETELDRQVLELIKDPLTHMVRNSADHGLEGTEERKRVGKPEIGKIVLNAFHEGGHIIIEISDDGRGLNLDRIKQKAIQNGLATESELEALTPQQIYQFIFKAGFSTAEKVTSVSGRGVGMDVVRTNIEKIGGTVELKSQPGKGSSFIIKIPLTLAIVSALIVECAVERFAIPQISVLELVRVTANSEHGIEMINNAPVLRLRDRLLPLVSLKRLLKLAENDEEQQETFIVVTQVGTYTFGIIVDRVFDTEEIVVKPVAPILRHISMFSGNTILGDGSVIMILDPNGIAGATGESGMMAGGTRDAEAQTVRESHADLKTSLLVFRAGGDDLKAVPLALVARLEEIEVGEIEHSHGKPMVQYRGHLMPLIAIDGIMNFRDEGRQPVLVFSDKDHTMGLVVDEIVDIVEDRLKVELSADNPGVIGTAVIAGKATTIIDAGYYLPQAFGDWFGRNDKEFGNADFHAPRVLLVDDSPFFRNLLTPLLSVAGYEVISVDGADKALQLRERGDEFDAIISDIEMPGMSGFEFAAAVRADGRWGTIPMVALSSHATEKDFERGRQVGFNDYIAKFDRDALLQTLASTIAASKGAA